The proteins below are encoded in one region of Oncorhynchus gorbuscha isolate QuinsamMale2020 ecotype Even-year linkage group LG01, OgorEven_v1.0, whole genome shotgun sequence:
- the kti12 gene encoding protein KTI12 homolog isoform X1: MPLIVMCGFPCSGKTRRAVELQEYFERNTERKVHNVGDGTLGIEKNAVYADSQNEKNVRGSLRAEAERRINKEDIVILDSLNYIKGYRYELFCLIKHTQTPHCLVYCLTSAEVSSTWNTERDVEEQYTQEILDALVLRFETPDSRNRWDSPLFTIQKEDTLPFEAISDAIFKRKAPPPNQSTQSQPLSSTNFLYELDKVTQDVLMAILNSQKTSVPGDLIAVPGATEKIELTRSLNMAELRKLRRQFISYTKMHPTENIGHIANMFVQYLNKSIH; this comes from the exons ATGCCGCTCATAGTAATGTGTGGTTTTCCATGTAGTGGCAAAACACGAAGAGCGGTGGAATTACAAGAATATTTTGAACGGAATACAGAGAGAAAGGTTCACAATGTAGGAGATGGAACGTTGGGAATTGAGAAGAACGCTGTATACGCAG ATTCTCAGAATGAGAAAAATGTAAGAGGATCTCTAAGAGCTGAAGCAGAGAG GAGAATCAACAAAGAGGATATTGTAATTCTGGATTCATTGAACTATATCAAAG GCTACAGATATGAACTTTTTTGTCtgatcaaacacacacagacgccTCACTGTCTG GTTTATTGTTTGACGTCAGCCGAAGTGAGCTCAACATGGAACACAGAAAGGGATGTTGAAGAGCAGTACACTCAGGAGAT CCTAGATGCGCTGGTGCTGAGATTTGAAACTCCAGACTCCAGGAACAGATGGGACAGTCCACTTTTCACCATTCAGAAAGAAGACACACTTCCATTTGAAGCCATCTCTGATGCCATCTTCAAAAGGAAAGCACCCCCTCCTAACCAGTCGACACAGAGT CAACCACTGTCATCTACAAACTTCTTGTATGAGCTGGACAAAGTCACACAAGATGTGTTGATG GCAATTCTCAACTCCCAGAAGACAAGTGTTCCAGGGGATCTCATTGCTGTTCCAGGAGCTACAGAAAAG ATAGAACTGACCAGAAGTCTAAACATGGCAGAGCTCCGGAAACTACGACGCCAGTTCATCAGCTACACCAAGATGCACCCGACAGAGAATATTGGACACATTGCTAACATGTTTGTACAGTATCTAAACAAGAGTATACATTGA
- the kti12 gene encoding protein KTI12 homolog isoform X2: MVLDSQNEKNVRGSLRAEAERRINKEDIVILDSLNYIKGYRYELFCLIKHTQTPHCLVYCLTSAEVSSTWNTERDVEEQYTQEILDALVLRFETPDSRNRWDSPLFTIQKEDTLPFEAISDAIFKRKAPPPNQSTQSQPLSSTNFLYELDKVTQDVLMAILNSQKTSVPGDLIAVPGATEKIELTRSLNMAELRKLRRQFISYTKMHPTENIGHIANMFVQYLNKSIH; the protein is encoded by the exons ATGGTACTAG ATTCTCAGAATGAGAAAAATGTAAGAGGATCTCTAAGAGCTGAAGCAGAGAG GAGAATCAACAAAGAGGATATTGTAATTCTGGATTCATTGAACTATATCAAAG GCTACAGATATGAACTTTTTTGTCtgatcaaacacacacagacgccTCACTGTCTG GTTTATTGTTTGACGTCAGCCGAAGTGAGCTCAACATGGAACACAGAAAGGGATGTTGAAGAGCAGTACACTCAGGAGAT CCTAGATGCGCTGGTGCTGAGATTTGAAACTCCAGACTCCAGGAACAGATGGGACAGTCCACTTTTCACCATTCAGAAAGAAGACACACTTCCATTTGAAGCCATCTCTGATGCCATCTTCAAAAGGAAAGCACCCCCTCCTAACCAGTCGACACAGAGT CAACCACTGTCATCTACAAACTTCTTGTATGAGCTGGACAAAGTCACACAAGATGTGTTGATG GCAATTCTCAACTCCCAGAAGACAAGTGTTCCAGGGGATCTCATTGCTGTTCCAGGAGCTACAGAAAAG ATAGAACTGACCAGAAGTCTAAACATGGCAGAGCTCCGGAAACTACGACGCCAGTTCATCAGCTACACCAAGATGCACCCGACAGAGAATATTGGACACATTGCTAACATGTTTGTACAGTATCTAAACAAGAGTATACATTGA
- the ch25hl1.1 gene encoding cholesterol 25-hydroxylase-like protein 1, member 1 → MSSLCTLQPQAYRVTRMLNISKVQLPLQLPTFSRSSDRLLQPLWDYFLFNHYFLISSPFFPVILCFSSYFFSSLPFAVLDLLGDMVPSIHHYKIQQERCPTMGMMAKSFGRAVYNHLIFVLPAVLTQTCFMPSVALPSSAPTVVEVLIDGLAALLLFDTQYYMWHFVHHKHPQLYRWVHAIHHEYMAPFSWNTQQLSIPELITVGFWSNLDPILLKCHPFTTWCVTIISIWMSVEDHIGYDLPWGLNHLVPFGLLGGAPAHDMHHQKPNSNYAPFFSHWDRLFGTAILPGKITEKKVMYSL, encoded by the coding sequence ATGTCTTCTCTCTGCACATTACAGCCACAGGCATACAGAGTAACCAGGATGTTGAACATTAGCAAGGTTCAGCTGCCTTTGCAGCTTCCtaccttctccagatcctccGATAGGCTTCTTCAGCCTCTATGGGACTATTTCCTTTTCAACCACTactttctcatctcctctcccttcttccctgtCATACTCTGCTTCTCCAGTTACTTCTTCTCCAGTCTCCCCTTTGCTGTACTAGACCTCCTGGGAGACATGGTCCCCTCCATTCACCACTACAAGATCCAGCAAGAGAGATGTCCAACCATGGGGATGATGGCAAAGAGCTTCGGAAGGGCTGTTTATAACCACTTGATCTTTGTTCTGCCTGCTGTGCTGACTCAGACCTGCTTTATGCCTTCAGTGGCGCTGCCTTCCAGTGCTCCAACTGTGGTAGAGGTTCTCATTGATGGACTTGCTGCCCTTCTTCTTTTTGACACCCAGTACTATATGTGGCACTTTGTGCACCACAAGCATCCACAACTGTATCGGTGGGTCCATGCCATCCACCACGAATACATGGCACCCTTTTCCTGGAACACCCAGCAACTCAGCATTCCAGAACTGATAACTGTGGGATTCTGGAGCAACCTGGACCCCATCCTGCTGAAATGCCACCCTTTTACTACCTGGTGCGTCACCATCATCAGTATCTGGATGTCAGTGGAGGACCACATAGGCTATGACCTGCCATGGGGTCTCAACCACCTGGTACCATTTGGTCTGTTAGGAGGAGCACCAGCTCATGACATGCACCACCAGAAGCCCAACAGTAACTATGCACCTTTCTTCAGCCACTGGGACAGGCTATTTGGCACTGCCATCCTACCAGGGAAAATAACTGAGAAGAAAGTTATGTATTCACTGTAA